A region from the Gossypium hirsutum isolate 1008001.06 chromosome A08, Gossypium_hirsutum_v2.1, whole genome shotgun sequence genome encodes:
- the LOC107940395 gene encoding mitogen-activated protein kinase homolog MMK2, which translates to MSMGSGDQSIKGIPTHGGRYVQYNVYGNLFEVPSKYVPPLRPIGRGAYGIVCAAVNSETQEEVAIKKIGNAFDNRIDAKRTLREIKLLRHMDHENVVAIKDIVRPPQWENFNDVYLVYELMDTDLHQIIRSNQPLTDDHCRYFLYQILRGLKYVHSANVLHRDLKPSNLFLNANCDLKIGDFGLARTISETDLTEYVVTRWYRAPELLLNCSEYTAAIDIWSVGCMLGEIMSRQPLFPGKDYVHQLRLITELIGSPDDSSLGFLGSDNARRYVRQLPQYPRQNFSSRFPNMSPGAIDLLEKMLIFDPHRRITVDEALCHPYLAPLHDINEEPVCPMPFSFDFEQPSFTEENIKELIYRESVKFNPDPMY; encoded by the exons ATGTCAATGGGGTCAGGGGATCAAAGCATCAAAGGTATACCAACTCATGGTGGACGCTATGTTCAGTACAACGTTTATGGTAACCTCTTCGAAGTTCCCTCAAAATATGTTCCTCCTCTTCGCCCCATCGGCCGAGGTGCTTATGGTATTGTCTG TGCTGCTGTGAATTCAGAGACACAGGAGGAGGTTGCTATCAAGAAAATCGGTAATGCATTTGACAACCGGATCGATGCCAAAAGGACATTGCGAGAGATCAAGCTTCTTCGTCACATGGATCACGAGAAT GTGGTTGCCATCAAGGACATCGTACGGCCTCCACAGTGGGAGAACTTTAATGATGTTTACCTCGTTTATGAACTGATGGACACTGATCTTCATCAAATTATAAGATCCAATCAACCATTGACAGATGATCATTGTCGG TACTTTCTATATCAGATTCTTCGAGGGCTCAAATATGTACATTCAGCAAATGTTTTGCATCGCGATTTAAAGCCtagcaatttatttttaaacGCGAATTGTGACCTTAAAATTGGAGACTTTGGGCTTGCAAGGACAATATCTGAAACTGATTTGACAGAATATGTTGTTACTCGTTGGTACCGGGCACCGGAATTGCTTCTGAATTGTTCTGAATACACCGCTGCAATTGATATTTGGTCGGTGGGCTGCATGCTTGGCGAAATCATGAGTAGACAACCCCTCTTCCCTGGCAAAGACTACGTGCATCAGTTGAGGCTTATCACAGAG CTTATAGGTTCTCCTGATGATTCCAGCCTTGGGTTCCTTGGAAGTGACAATGCACGAAGATATGTTAGACAGCTTCCACAATACCCAAGGCAAAATTTCTCTTCTAGATTTCCTAACATGTCACCTGGTGCCATTGATCTGCTAGAAAAGATGCTCATCTTTGATCCCCATAGGCGCATTACAG TGGATGAGGCTCTATGCCACCCTTACTTGGCACCACTTCATGATATCAATGAGGAGCCAGTTTGCCCAATGCCTTTCAGTTTTGATTTCGAGCAACCATCTTTTACTGAAGAAAACATCAAGGAGCTAATTTATAGGGAATCGGTAAAATTCAATCCAGACCCAATGTATTAA